Proteins co-encoded in one Pararge aegeria chromosome 19, ilParAegt1.1, whole genome shotgun sequence genomic window:
- the LOC120631932 gene encoding CLIP domain-containing serine protease 2-like isoform X1, producing MILCKWIWIFLVFCVSHIKTDLWRKVENHPAWKILDAFECGFSASDRIIGGLNAALGQFPWIVRLGYHTPGESELDWMCGGALITDKHVVTAAHCVQNGEDFTLTTIRVGEHNTKTNPDCELHVCAPPIQDRSIKAIKSHPKYNKPEFHNDLALIVLDRPVQLNDYVVPICLPRGDQLSAPRLGEPLTAAGWGTMNMTTEERAKILQYVAVPIVKPELCNLFGGGFKVASTEICAGAQHNKDACGGDSGGPLMKVFDTPDGPKNVLVGVVSFGPTICGIRKPGVYTSVPHFLKWILDNVMNLQVRK from the exons atGATTCTTTGCAAATGGATCTGGATATTTCTCGTATTCTGCGTTTCTCATATCAAGACTG ATCTGTGGAGAAAAGTGGAGAATCATCCGGCATGGAAGATCCTAGACGCCTTTGAGTGCGGCTTCAGTGCGTCCGATCGTATCATTGGAGGACTCAACGCAGCTCTGGGACAGTTCCCGTGGATCGTACGACTAGGATACCACA CACCTGGAGAATCGGAACTGGACTGGATGTGCGGAGGTGCGCTCATAACGGACAAACATGTCGTCACGGCGGCACATTGTGTGCAGAATGGGGAAGACTTCACGCT GACAACCATACGTGTAGGCGAGCATAACACTAAAACCAATCCAGACTGCGAGCTCCATGTGTGCGCGCCACCCATCCAAGACCGGAGCATCAAAGCCATCAAGAGCCACCCCAAGTACAACAAGCCGGAGTTCCACAATGACCTGGCACTTATCGTGCTGGACAGACCGGTTCAGCTGAAtg ACTATGTAGTGCCTATATGCTTGCCCCGCGGTGACCAGCTGTCTGCCCCACGCTTGGGCGAACCTTTGACTGCGGCGGGCTGGGGCACCATGAATATGACCACCGAAGAACGAGCTAAGATACTGCAATACGTGGCG GTGCCGATAGTGAAACCTGAGTTGTGCAATTTGTTCGGTGGTGGTTTCAAGGTTGCCAGCACAGAAATATGCGCAGGCGCACAGCACAACAAGGACGCCTGTGGTGGTGATTCAGGAGGGCCACTGATGAAG GTATTCGATACACCAGACGGACCGAAGAACGTTTTAGTGGGAGTGGTATCTTTCGGTCCCACGATATGCGGTATCAGGAAACCTGGAGTTTACACCTCGGTGCCGCACTTCTTGAAGTGGATACTGGATAATGTCATGAA CTTACAGGTACGCAAATAA
- the LOC120631932 gene encoding CLIP domain-containing serine protease 2-like isoform X2: MILCKWIWIFLVFCVSHIKTDLWRKVENHPAWKILDAFECGFSASDRIIGGLNAALGQFPWIVRLGYHTPGESELDWMCGGALITDKHVVTAAHCVQNGEDFTLTTIRVGEHNTKTNPDCELHVCAPPIQDRSIKAIKSHPKYNKPEFHNDLALIVLDRPVQLNDYVVPICLPRGDQLSAPRLGEPLTAAGWGTMNMTTEERAKILQYVAVPIVKPELCNLFGGGFKVASTEICAGAQHNKDACGGDSGGPLMKVFDTPDGPKNVLVGVVSFGPTICGIRKPGVYTSVPHFLKWILDNVMK; this comes from the exons atGATTCTTTGCAAATGGATCTGGATATTTCTCGTATTCTGCGTTTCTCATATCAAGACTG ATCTGTGGAGAAAAGTGGAGAATCATCCGGCATGGAAGATCCTAGACGCCTTTGAGTGCGGCTTCAGTGCGTCCGATCGTATCATTGGAGGACTCAACGCAGCTCTGGGACAGTTCCCGTGGATCGTACGACTAGGATACCACA CACCTGGAGAATCGGAACTGGACTGGATGTGCGGAGGTGCGCTCATAACGGACAAACATGTCGTCACGGCGGCACATTGTGTGCAGAATGGGGAAGACTTCACGCT GACAACCATACGTGTAGGCGAGCATAACACTAAAACCAATCCAGACTGCGAGCTCCATGTGTGCGCGCCACCCATCCAAGACCGGAGCATCAAAGCCATCAAGAGCCACCCCAAGTACAACAAGCCGGAGTTCCACAATGACCTGGCACTTATCGTGCTGGACAGACCGGTTCAGCTGAAtg ACTATGTAGTGCCTATATGCTTGCCCCGCGGTGACCAGCTGTCTGCCCCACGCTTGGGCGAACCTTTGACTGCGGCGGGCTGGGGCACCATGAATATGACCACCGAAGAACGAGCTAAGATACTGCAATACGTGGCG GTGCCGATAGTGAAACCTGAGTTGTGCAATTTGTTCGGTGGTGGTTTCAAGGTTGCCAGCACAGAAATATGCGCAGGCGCACAGCACAACAAGGACGCCTGTGGTGGTGATTCAGGAGGGCCACTGATGAAG GTATTCGATACACCAGACGGACCGAAGAACGTTTTAGTGGGAGTGGTATCTTTCGGTCCCACGATATGCGGTATCAGGAAACCTGGAGTTTACACCTCGGTGCCGCACTTCTTGAAGTGGATACTGGATAATGTCATGAAGTAA